Proteins from one Mycobacterium sp. EPa45 genomic window:
- a CDS encoding STAS domain-containing protein, whose product MALDAYDPRLQWLGRTAVVSASGALDLLTSPRLEHLVTSTLEQRPMALIIDLTDVTFLSSAGMQVLVDAHDATGPDIGFAVVADGPGTSRPLKLVGLNEVFDVVPVLQTAVDRLSRGA is encoded by the coding sequence GTGGCTTTGGACGCATACGATCCCCGCTTGCAGTGGTTGGGGAGGACCGCAGTCGTCAGCGCCTCGGGAGCCCTGGACCTGCTGACATCCCCGCGTCTGGAACACCTCGTCACCAGCACACTCGAACAGCGGCCGATGGCGTTGATCATCGACCTGACCGACGTGACCTTCCTGAGTTCGGCGGGCATGCAGGTTCTGGTGGACGCCCATGACGCGACGGGGCCGGACATCGGTTTCGCCGTGGTCGCCGACGGTCCCGGCACCAGCCGGCCACTCAAGCTCGTCGGCCTGAACGAAGTGTTCGACGTCGTTCCCGTCCTGCAGACGGCTGTCGACAGGCTCAGCCGAGGGGCATGA
- a CDS encoding P-II family nitrogen regulator has product MKLITAIVKPFTLEDVKTGLEQTGILGMTVSEVQGYGRQKGHTEVYRGAEYSVDFVPKVRVEVIVDDSAVDKVVDVIVQAARTGKIGDGKVWVSPVETVVRVRTGERGSDAL; this is encoded by the coding sequence ATGAAGCTGATTACTGCGATCGTCAAGCCGTTCACGCTGGAAGACGTCAAGACCGGTCTGGAGCAGACGGGTATCCTCGGGATGACCGTCAGCGAGGTCCAGGGCTACGGACGTCAGAAGGGTCACACCGAGGTCTACCGAGGTGCGGAGTACTCGGTGGACTTCGTCCCGAAGGTGCGCGTGGAGGTCATTGTCGATGACTCCGCGGTCGACAAGGTGGTGGACGTCATCGTGCAGGCCGCACGGACCGGCAAGATCGGCGACGGCAAGGTGTGGGTAAGCCCGGTGGAGACCGTTGTTCGGGTCCGCACGGGTGAGCGGGGGTCCGACGCTCTCTGA
- the ftsY gene encoding signal recognition particle-docking protein FtsY has product MSEGLWIAIAVIAVLVVAALIVGLIRYRRRQISLRRSSESPTPIDRSGGYSASAGISFTQSSATTSPPRAPAPPPTIDTTGLPGVGDDAALPRDSIRRPIEDVRLPEPPVAEQPARDTGVAPPAPPVEPQAPSAPAIDTIAPAEGRLERLRGRLAKSQNALGRSMLGLLGGGDLDEDSWEEVEDTLLIADLGPVVTSSVIEQLRSRLASATVRTEADARAILRDVLITELNPGLDRSIKALPHEDKPSVLLVVGVNGTGKTTTVGKLARVLVADGRRVVLGAADTFRAAAADQLQSWGSRVGAAVIRGPEGADPASVAFDSVDKGIETGADVVVIDTAGRLHTKTGLMDELGKVKRVVSKRAAVDEVLLVLDATIGQNGLAQARVFADVVDITGVVLTKLDGTAKGGIVFRVQQELGVPVKLVGLGEGPDDLAPFEPAAFVDALLG; this is encoded by the coding sequence GTGTCAGAGGGTCTCTGGATCGCTATCGCGGTCATCGCCGTCCTGGTTGTCGCTGCTCTCATCGTCGGCCTAATTCGCTACCGGCGACGCCAGATCAGTCTGCGCCGCAGCTCAGAGAGTCCCACACCGATTGACCGATCCGGCGGATACAGCGCGTCGGCGGGCATTTCGTTCACACAATCGTCAGCAACGACGTCGCCCCCTCGAGCGCCGGCGCCACCGCCCACGATCGACACCACCGGATTGCCCGGAGTCGGCGACGATGCCGCCCTGCCGCGGGATTCGATCCGACGTCCGATCGAAGACGTGCGGCTACCGGAGCCCCCGGTCGCCGAGCAGCCGGCTCGCGACACCGGAGTAGCGCCGCCCGCTCCGCCGGTCGAGCCGCAAGCCCCTTCGGCGCCCGCAATCGACACCATCGCGCCGGCTGAAGGCCGCCTCGAGCGTCTGCGCGGGCGGCTCGCCAAGTCACAGAACGCGCTGGGCCGCAGCATGCTCGGCCTGCTCGGCGGCGGTGACCTCGACGAAGACTCGTGGGAAGAGGTCGAAGACACGCTGCTGATCGCCGACCTCGGCCCGGTGGTCACCAGCTCGGTGATCGAGCAGCTGCGCAGCCGGCTGGCCAGCGCCACGGTCCGCACCGAGGCCGACGCCCGCGCCATTCTGCGCGACGTGCTGATCACCGAACTCAACCCCGGCCTGGACCGCTCGATCAAGGCGCTGCCGCACGAGGACAAGCCGTCGGTGCTGTTGGTCGTCGGAGTGAACGGAACCGGTAAGACCACCACGGTGGGCAAGCTGGCCCGCGTCCTGGTCGCCGACGGGCGCCGCGTCGTGCTGGGTGCGGCCGACACCTTCCGCGCGGCCGCCGCCGACCAACTGCAGAGCTGGGGGTCGCGGGTCGGCGCCGCGGTCATCCGTGGCCCGGAGGGCGCCGATCCAGCCTCGGTGGCCTTCGATTCGGTGGACAAGGGCATCGAAACCGGCGCCGACGTCGTCGTCATCGACACCGCCGGGCGACTGCACACCAAAACCGGCCTGATGGACGAGCTCGGCAAGGTCAAGCGGGTGGTGAGCAAACGCGCTGCCGTCGATGAGGTGTTGCTGGTGCTCGACGCGACGATCGGTCAGAACGGCCTTGCGCAGGCTCGGGTTTTCGCCGACGTCGTCGACATCACCGGGGTGGTGCTCACCAAACTCGACGGCACTGCCAAGGGCGGCATCGTCTTCCGCGTGCAGCAGGAACTCGGCGTACCGGTGAAGCTGGTCGGATTGGGCGAGGGCCCCGACGATCTCGCGCCGTTCGAGCCGGCCGCGTTCGTCGACGCGCTGCTGGGATAG
- a CDS encoding [protein-PII] uridylyltransferase — translation MTKQSGDSAAGASRWEAPAAGSSKPAKDLAAANQQLLEGGQRQLDSAALRDALLDLHEFWLTTKATEIGITPTSGFAIVATGGLGRREFVPYSDLDLMLLHDNMPADIVTQVAELLWYPLWDANIRLDHSVRTVPEALSVANEDISAGLAMLEARHIAGDAELSQLLIGGARRQWRTGIASRFDELVEHTQARWQRSGQIAHRAEPDLKCGRGGLRDVQLLNALAIAQLADVYPSHALVSPTGSLGEAHLALLNVRTELHRSSKRGRDQLLAQFADEIGAALRIGDRFDLARVLSDAARTISYYVDAGLRTAANALPKRGLSVLRRPTRRPLDEGVVEFAGEVILARDARPERDPGLILRVAAASATTGLPMSASTLNRLAASAPELRTPWPRDALKDLLVLLAAGPTTVATIEALDRTGLWGRLFPEWGAVRDLPPRDVVHIWTVDRHLVETVSRASTFTTRVSRPDLLVLGALLHDIGKGRGGDHSVIGAELAVQVGTRLGLWPSDIDVLSAIVRYHLLLPDVATRRDLQDPKTISGVVDALGGDPVLLELLDALAEADSLATGPGVWGDWKASLIGDLVRRCRLMLAGEPQPQADPIDPHHLSLAADGGVHVEMTPGDSVHTFNVAMIAPDRRGLLSKAAGVLALNSLRVHSASVNSAGGTAINTFVVSPHFGAPPAAELLRQQFILALNGELDVMSALEKRDQESAQYGSGRVGEHKPAVPINAVPAPPRILWHDGSGEGQLIVEIRTTDRTGLLAVLTGVLERTGADIAWAKITTLGSSVVDAFGISVPASGSVEETRKQLENDLYAVLPTPPPAKPAEAAS, via the coding sequence ATGACAAAGCAATCAGGAGATTCCGCCGCCGGCGCTTCCCGATGGGAGGCACCGGCGGCGGGTTCATCCAAACCCGCGAAAGACCTGGCCGCCGCCAACCAGCAGCTGCTGGAAGGTGGTCAGCGCCAACTGGATTCGGCCGCGTTGCGGGACGCTCTGCTGGATCTTCACGAATTCTGGCTGACCACCAAGGCCACGGAGATCGGGATCACGCCCACCAGCGGGTTCGCCATCGTGGCGACCGGTGGTCTGGGTCGTCGGGAATTCGTGCCGTACTCCGATCTCGATCTCATGCTGCTGCACGACAACATGCCCGCCGACATCGTCACCCAGGTGGCCGAATTGCTGTGGTATCCATTGTGGGACGCCAATATTCGGCTCGACCACAGCGTCCGTACGGTGCCCGAGGCGCTCTCGGTGGCCAATGAGGACATCTCAGCCGGTCTGGCGATGCTGGAGGCGCGACACATCGCCGGCGACGCCGAACTGTCGCAGCTGCTGATCGGCGGGGCGCGACGGCAGTGGCGCACCGGAATCGCCTCCCGCTTCGACGAACTCGTCGAGCACACCCAGGCGCGCTGGCAACGCAGCGGTCAGATCGCGCACCGCGCCGAACCGGACCTCAAATGCGGCAGGGGCGGACTTCGCGACGTGCAGCTGCTCAACGCGCTGGCGATCGCCCAGCTGGCCGATGTGTACCCCAGCCACGCGCTGGTGTCCCCGACGGGCTCGCTGGGCGAGGCGCATCTGGCGCTGCTCAATGTGCGCACCGAACTACACCGGTCATCCAAGCGCGGCCGCGACCAGCTGCTGGCCCAGTTCGCCGACGAGATCGGCGCAGCCCTGCGCATCGGTGACCGCTTCGATCTCGCCCGGGTCCTCTCCGACGCGGCGCGCACCATCAGCTACTACGTCGACGCCGGGCTGCGCACCGCGGCCAATGCCCTTCCCAAGCGCGGTCTTTCGGTGCTGCGCCGGCCGACCCGTCGTCCACTCGACGAAGGTGTGGTGGAATTCGCCGGTGAGGTGATCCTGGCCCGCGATGCCCGCCCGGAGCGCGATCCCGGCCTGATCTTGCGGGTCGCCGCGGCGTCGGCGACCACCGGCCTGCCGATGTCGGCATCGACGTTGAACAGGCTGGCCGCCTCGGCGCCGGAACTCCGCACGCCCTGGCCGCGCGACGCACTGAAGGACCTGCTGGTGTTGCTGGCAGCCGGCCCGACCACGGTGGCCACCATCGAGGCACTCGACCGCACCGGTTTGTGGGGACGGTTGTTCCCGGAATGGGGAGCGGTGCGTGACCTGCCGCCCCGCGATGTCGTCCACATCTGGACCGTCGATCGGCATCTGGTCGAAACAGTCTCGCGGGCAAGCACATTCACCACCAGAGTGTCCCGTCCGGACCTGTTGGTGCTGGGCGCGCTGCTGCACGACATCGGAAAGGGCCGCGGCGGGGACCACAGTGTCATCGGTGCCGAGCTGGCTGTGCAGGTCGGCACCCGACTCGGCCTGTGGCCCTCGGACATCGACGTGCTGTCGGCGATAGTGCGGTACCACCTGCTGCTGCCCGATGTCGCGACCCGCCGGGACCTACAGGATCCCAAGACCATCTCCGGGGTCGTCGATGCGCTCGGTGGCGATCCGGTGCTCCTGGAGCTGCTGGATGCGCTGGCCGAGGCGGATTCGCTGGCCACCGGCCCCGGGGTGTGGGGTGACTGGAAGGCCTCGCTGATCGGCGACCTGGTCCGGCGCTGTCGGTTGATGCTGGCCGGCGAGCCGCAGCCACAGGCGGATCCGATTGACCCGCATCATCTTTCGCTGGCCGCCGATGGTGGCGTGCACGTCGAGATGACGCCGGGGGACAGTGTGCACACCTTCAACGTGGCGATGATCGCACCGGATCGGCGCGGCTTGTTGTCCAAGGCCGCCGGGGTGCTGGCGCTGAATTCGTTGCGCGTGCACTCGGCATCGGTCAACAGCGCCGGCGGAACGGCGATCAACACCTTCGTGGTGTCGCCGCACTTCGGTGCACCACCCGCCGCCGAGCTGCTACGCCAGCAGTTCATCCTCGCCCTCAACGGCGAGTTGGACGTCATGTCTGCGTTGGAGAAGCGCGACCAGGAGTCGGCGCAGTACGGCAGTGGACGGGTGGGGGAGCACAAGCCGGCCGTGCCGATCAATGCGGTGCCGGCCCCGCCGCGCATCCTGTGGCACGACGGCAGCGGCGAGGGACAGCTGATCGTCGAGATCCGCACGACCGACCGCACCGGGCTGCTCGCGGTGCTCACCGGTGTGTTGGAGCGGACCGGCGCGGACATCGCGTGGGCCAAGATCACCACGCTGGGATCGTCGGTCGTCGACGCCTTCGGCATCTCGGTCCCGGCGTCGGGTTCCGTCGAGGAGACCCGCAAGCAGTTGGAGAACGACCTCTACGCCGTGCTGCCGACCCCGCCCCCGGCCAAGCCCGCCGAAGCGGCCAGCTAG
- the fni gene encoding type 2 isopentenyl-diphosphate Delta-isomerase, with product MASRKLRHIDACLHGPVQYETLTTGFERYQLPYNALTQTNLGAIDLSADFLGAQLRAPVLIGAMTGGAELSRTINRNLAEAAQKLGIGLMLGSQRIMLDDPDGTVAATSFEVRDLAPDVLLIGNIGLAQLSEAVIPKIAAALDRIGADALAVHTNPLQEAMQDNGDTDFSGSLERLRRLADDLPYPILLKEVGHGIGVAAAQRLQNLPIAAVDVAGAGGTSWARVEQLVRYGEVRHPAIAEWGVPTAQALTEVRATLPGMPLVASGGIRTGVDAAKALVMGADVVALARPLLAPAIESPTAALDALHGFVEELRVCLHGCGAADLTELRQLTVMPLG from the coding sequence ATGGCCAGCCGCAAGCTGCGCCACATCGACGCATGCCTGCACGGACCAGTCCAGTACGAGACGTTGACCACCGGCTTCGAGCGCTATCAACTGCCTTACAACGCCCTCACCCAGACCAATCTGGGCGCGATTGACCTCAGCGCCGATTTCCTCGGCGCCCAGCTGCGCGCCCCGGTTCTGATCGGCGCGATGACCGGCGGGGCCGAGTTGTCCCGCACAATCAACCGCAATCTGGCTGAAGCCGCCCAGAAGCTGGGCATCGGCCTGATGCTCGGTTCGCAGCGCATCATGCTCGACGACCCCGACGGCACGGTGGCCGCAACCAGCTTCGAGGTCCGCGATCTCGCCCCCGACGTCCTGTTGATCGGCAACATCGGACTGGCTCAACTCTCCGAGGCCGTCATCCCGAAGATCGCCGCGGCACTGGACCGGATCGGCGCGGATGCACTCGCGGTACATACCAACCCGCTGCAGGAGGCCATGCAGGACAACGGCGACACCGACTTCAGCGGCTCGTTGGAGCGGTTGCGACGACTGGCCGACGATCTGCCCTACCCCATCCTGCTCAAAGAGGTCGGCCACGGCATCGGCGTAGCCGCCGCCCAGCGGCTGCAGAACCTGCCGATCGCCGCGGTCGATGTCGCCGGGGCCGGCGGAACATCGTGGGCGCGGGTCGAGCAACTGGTGCGCTACGGCGAGGTGCGGCACCCGGCGATCGCCGAATGGGGGGTGCCTACCGCACAGGCGCTCACCGAGGTCCGCGCCACCCTGCCGGGCATGCCGCTGGTGGCCTCCGGCGGCATCCGCACGGGAGTCGATGCCGCCAAAGCGCTGGTGATGGGCGCCGATGTGGTGGCCCTGGCCCGGCCGCTGCTGGCGCCCGCCATCGAGTCACCCACCGCGGCACTGGATGCGCTGCACGGTTTCGTCGAAGAACTGCGGGTCTGCCTGCACGGTTGCGGGGCCGCTGACCTGACCGAGCTACGACAACTGACTGTCATGCCCCTCGGCTGA
- a CDS encoding ammonium transporter gives MDGFPVMGVPDTGDTAWMLASSALVLLMTPGLAFFYGGMVRAKGVLNMIMMSVGAMGVVTVLWVLYGYSLAFGTDKFNLFGDPTQYFGLKGLIGGTYLQLKPEDAAVSIPLAGTIPQVVFVAFQLMFAIITVALISGAVADRLKFGGWLVFAGLWATFVYFPVAHWVFAFDGVTGEHGGWIANKLKAIDFAGGTAVHINSGTAGLVLAIILGKRLGWPNTPMRPHNLPFVMLGAGLLWFGWYGFNAGSAVGSNGIAGVTFITTTVATGAAMLGWLLTERIRDGHATTLGAASGIVAGLVAITPSCSSVNVVGALAIGAGAGIVCALAVGLKYKLGFDDSLDVVGVHLVGGLFGTLMVGLVATSEAPAAVSGLFYGGGFDQLIKQAIGAFAVLGYSAIGTAILALIVKYTIGLRLDREEEASGIDEAEHAETAYDFATAGTGSVLGRHGAEE, from the coding sequence GTGGATGGATTCCCGGTGATGGGCGTGCCGGACACCGGCGACACAGCATGGATGCTTGCGAGCTCCGCGCTGGTGCTGCTGATGACGCCAGGCCTGGCCTTTTTCTATGGCGGCATGGTGCGTGCCAAGGGCGTGCTCAACATGATCATGATGAGCGTCGGTGCCATGGGCGTCGTGACAGTGCTGTGGGTGCTGTACGGCTATTCGCTGGCGTTCGGCACTGACAAGTTCAACCTGTTCGGCGATCCCACTCAGTACTTCGGGTTGAAGGGCCTGATCGGAGGCACCTACCTGCAACTCAAGCCGGAGGATGCGGCCGTCTCGATTCCGCTGGCCGGAACCATTCCGCAGGTCGTGTTCGTCGCCTTCCAGCTCATGTTCGCGATCATCACTGTCGCCCTGATCTCCGGTGCGGTCGCCGATCGCCTGAAGTTCGGTGGCTGGTTGGTGTTCGCCGGCCTGTGGGCCACGTTCGTGTACTTCCCGGTCGCCCACTGGGTGTTCGCCTTCGACGGTGTCACCGGTGAGCATGGCGGCTGGATTGCGAACAAGCTCAAGGCAATCGACTTCGCCGGTGGAACCGCGGTGCACATCAACTCCGGTACCGCGGGCCTGGTTTTGGCGATCATCCTGGGTAAGCGCCTCGGCTGGCCCAACACACCGATGCGCCCGCACAACCTGCCGTTCGTGATGCTCGGCGCCGGTCTGCTGTGGTTCGGCTGGTACGGCTTCAACGCGGGTTCTGCCGTGGGCTCCAACGGAATTGCCGGTGTCACTTTCATCACGACGACCGTCGCCACCGGTGCCGCGATGCTGGGCTGGCTGCTCACCGAGCGGATTCGCGACGGCCACGCCACCACCCTGGGTGCGGCATCAGGCATCGTGGCCGGTTTGGTCGCGATCACCCCGTCCTGCTCGTCGGTGAATGTGGTTGGCGCGCTGGCGATCGGTGCTGGCGCCGGCATCGTCTGCGCTCTCGCGGTCGGCTTGAAGTACAAGCTGGGCTTCGACGACTCGCTCGACGTGGTCGGCGTCCACCTCGTCGGCGGTTTGTTCGGCACCCTGATGGTCGGCCTGGTCGCCACCTCGGAGGCCCCGGCGGCGGTTTCCGGACTGTTCTACGGCGGTGGCTTCGATCAGCTGATCAAGCAGGCCATCGGTGCCTTCGCGGTTCTGGGGTACTCCGCCATCGGGACAGCTATCTTGGCCTTGATCGTGAAGTACACCATCGGACTGCGGCTTGATCGCGAGGAAGAGGCATCCGGCATCGACGAAGCCGAGCACGCGGAGACCGCGTACGACTTCGCAACCGCCGGCACCGGCTCGGTTCTCGGACGTCACGGCGCGGAGGAATGA